A genomic window from Vitis riparia cultivar Riparia Gloire de Montpellier isolate 1030 chromosome 18, EGFV_Vit.rip_1.0, whole genome shotgun sequence includes:
- the LOC117906852 gene encoding disease resistance protein RPV1-like isoform X2 has protein sequence MASSTQKPSSSSSSSIRKYNFDVFLSFRGEDTRYNFTDHLFVNLDRRGINTFRDDQLERGEEINSELLKTIEESRISIVVFSKDYAQSKWCLDELAKIMECREEMEQIVLPVFYHVDPSDVRKQTGSFREAFSIHERNVDEKKVQRWKDSLTKASNLSGFHVNDGYESKHIEEITNRICKRLNPKLLHIDDDMVGIDSRLEDFKLLLNNHSNDVLVVGIYGTGGIGKTTIAKIVYNEIQCQFNGACFLQDVRERSKNGCQLQLQKQLLHGIMGQEVEFSDINEGINIIKSRLGSKKVLIVIDDVDHLKQLKLLAESPKWFGPGSTIIITTRDRHLLVKYGVTKTYEATKLHYEEALQLFSQHAFKQKDPKEDYVDLSNCMVQYAQGLPLALKVLGSSLRDMTIDEWKSALDEFKKNPMKEINDVLRISFDGLEPSQKEVFLDIACFFKGECKDVGLRILDGCKLNPMSDIRVLCDRCLVSISGNVVQMHNLIQQMGWAIVREKCLGDPNKWSRLWDVDDIYDAFSRHEDAEET, from the exons ATGGCTTCCTCTACCCAaaaaccctcttcttcttcttcttcctcaatCCGTAAATATAACTTCGATGtgttcttgagttttagaggtGAAGACACCCGCTACAATTTTACGGATCATTTATTCGTAAATTTGGATCGGAGGGGGATTAACACTTTCAGAGACGATCAACTTGAAAGAGGAGAGGAGATCAACTCagaacttttaaaaactattgaaGAATCAAGAATTTCCATAGTTGTGTTCTCAAAAGACTATGCTCAGTCCAAGTGGTGTTTGGATGAGTTAGCGAAGATCATGGAGTGCAGGGAAGAAATGGAACAAATAGTCTTGCCGGTGTTCTACCACGTGGATCCTTCTGATGTGCGAAAGCAAACAGGGAGCTTCAGAGAGGCATTTTCCATTCACGAAAGAAATGTAGATGAGAAGAAGGTGCAAAGGTGGAAGGATTCCTTGACCAAAGCAAGCAATCTAAGTGGTTTCCATGTGAATGATGG GTATGAGTCAAAGCATATTGAGGAAATTACTAACAGGATTTGTAAAAGATTGAATCCCAAGCTTTTGCATATTGACGATGATATGGTTGGGATAGATTCTCGCCTAGAAGActttaaattattgttaaataatCACTCGAATGACGTTCTTGTGGTTGGGATCTATGGAACTGGCGGAATTGGTAAAACTACCATTGCCAAGATTGTTTATAACGAAATCCAATGTCAATTCAATGGTGCTTGCTTCCTCCAAGATGTCAGAGAGAGATCCAAAAATGGTTGTCAACTTCAACTACAAAAACAACTTCTTCATGGTATAATGGGCCAAGAAGTAGAGTTTAGTGATATCAATGAAGGGATCAATATAATAAAGAGCAGACTCGGCTCAAAAAAAGTTCTTATTGTTATTGATGATGTGGATCATTTGAAGCAATTAAAGTTATTGGCTGAAAGTCCTAAATGGTTTGGTCCAGGAAGTACAATTATCATTACAACCAGAGACCGACATCTGTTGGTTAAGTATGGAGTGACTAAAACATATGAGGCTACAAAATTACATTATGAGGAAGCTCTTCAACTCTTCAGCCAACATGCCTTTAAACAAAAGGATCCTAAAGAAGATTATGTAGACCTCTCAAATTGCATGGTACAATATGCTCAAGGTCTCCCTTTGGCCCTTAAAGTTCTAGGTTCTTCTCTTCGAGACATGACAATAGATGAATGGAAAAGCGCATtggatgaatttaaaaaaaaccctatGAAGGAAATTAATGATGTGCTTAGAATAAGCTTTGATGGGCTTGAACCTTCTCAAAAGGAGGTTTTCTTGGACATTGCGTGTTTCTTCAAAGGTGAATGCAAAGATGTCGGGTTAAGAATATTAGATGGTTGCAAGTTAAATCCAATGAGCGACATAAGAGTTCTATGTGATAGATGTCTGGTATCCATCTCTGGCAACGTCGTACAAATGCATAACTTGATACAACAAATGGGTTGGGCAATTGTTCGTGAAAAATGTCTCGGGGACCCAAACAAATGGAGTAGATTGTGGGATGTTGATGATATTTATGATGCATTTTCTAGACATGAG GATGCTGAGGAAACATGA
- the LOC117906857 gene encoding protein PARTING DANCERS-like isoform X1 produces MANFKASCRDPTAQNPPNVSSSGSGGVCMMRNTWRDEQHPSFINFISSFLKANSFRLNCVPIAPDFIFNCGGLSVAFVFVTNWDGNNYLPTFSRVKKLKEQFAHLYIVVTLPTREQNDSFVHSYFKLGMELGRPTFVPVQDIEMGFEKIVKIAHARGVCKRQDVISKLRAERKRSVQGMDVFLRVITSIPGIDNHDANSLNQAIGSVEAIAKASKDYILENTDLSSDKAETITRFFRDPKFYLSPKIN; encoded by the exons ATGGCGAATTTCAAAGCAAGTTGCAGAGATCCAACGGCTCAGAATCCTCCAAATGTCTCGAGCTCAG GAAGTGGTGGGGTTTGTATGATGAGGAACACATGGAGAGATGAACAGCACCCATCATTCATCAACTTCATCTCCTCCTTCCTCAAAGCAAATTCTTTCCGTCTTAACTGCGTCCCGATTGCCCCT GATTTCATTTTCAACTGTGGTGGTTTATCAGTggcctttgtttttgttacaaaCTGGGATGGTAACAACTACTTGCCAACCTTTAGCAG GGTAAAGAAACTAAAGGAGCAATTTGCACATCTCTACATTGTCGTCACGCTTCCAACCAGGGAGCAAAATGATTCTTTTGTGCACTCTTACTTCAA GCTTGGAATGGAGCTTGGAAGGCCTACATTTGTGCCAGTTCAAGACATAGAGATGGGCTTTGAGAAGATTGTGAAGATAGCTCATGCCCGTGGGG TATGTAAGAGGCAGGATGTGATATCCAAATTGAGGGCTGAG AGGAAGCGATCAGTGCAAGGAATGGACGTATTCCTAAGAGTAATCACTTCCATACCTGGAATtgacaaccatgatgcaaattcG CTTAATCAAGCCATTGGTTCGGTCGAAGCAATTGCCAAAGCATCAAAGGATTATATTTTGGAGAACACGGACCTTTCATCTGACAAGGCGGAGACGATTACAAGGTTTTTCAGAGATCCAAAGTTTTATCTCAGTCCAAAAATCAATTGA